The Ptychodera flava strain L36383 chromosome 3, AS_Pfla_20210202, whole genome shotgun sequence region GGTATTATCTATATCGACAGAGATGGAGAAAAGAGCGGGATAGGCACTGGATTTTGTCTAAAATTTCCGTACGTTTTGACAAACAATCATGTCATCAATGACATCGACAGAAAAGCCGGAGTTGATCCAGTAAAAATCTGTTTCAATTACACGAATGGTACTATTGATAGTCAAAAACACAGCCAAAAGTATTCTTTCAAACGGAAAAATAGTGGATTTCTGATCCACTTTTCGAGCCCAATTGATGAATTAGATTATGTAATACTAGAGGTAGAGTTGGAGGACAGAATGGACACAGATGATGGGCAAAGTGCTGATAAATTTCCCGCATTGGCAGAACGGATAAATTGCTTCCCTAAGGACAAGTCTGCCCTGAACATAATCGGACATCCAGGAGGTCGCGTTCTACAAATAGACCCCCGATGCTCGTTAATGTTGAAAAAACTTAAACACATCCCCGTATACTTCAAACTAGAAAGTATTGATGAGAAGCAGGCGCGACGTGCTCTCTCTGAAGATCACATACCTTATGATACTAGCATGTTTGAGGGATCATCGGGATCCCCCGTGTTTAATCCTCAGGGACATCTGGTTGCAGTCCATACGAGAGGTTTGTTCAGAAAGGGTGCTCTGCGCAGCGCTTTCGAACAGGGCGTCGCTCTGACAAGTATAATGAACAATGTCAAACTGCAGGCTAAGGACGAAGTACAGAAAGAAATTATGTCCAGGATTTTTCCAGAACGCCTTTTTGAAGTTGTAGCAAACGATAGGCAACCTGCTCCTGCCAGTATGGCGTCGCCAGAGTAGTTTGCCTATTCAAAACTGTTAAATGATTTCAAACACGATTTCAAACTTGATTTCAAACACGATGAATAACATCACTGAAACTTTCTGACAactcgtttttttttcttccttgGTGCGAATATCCTTTTTTTTATCTGTTATTAAGGATACTCCATTGAAATTAATCGATTATTAGAAAGCAAACAACAGTACGTTGGacttttttacattaaagattaCATAACACTAATTATTTTACGCATTTCATCCAGGTGTACAGATCCTGGTCTTAACTCTTTTTCGACTTTATATCTGAGAATCATTTCGTTCtttaaaataacatttacaGGGATTTGGAATCTGTCACCCAATATTTGTGGATTGACCACTTGCCAAGCAAAATTAAGAGATTGACCACAAAAGATACATCATCGATCTGCTTTGACTCAAAtcataattaaaaattatttcatcatttGATAATTTCACACAGTGTTGAAGGTAACCACTTAAAATTCTAGAAACGTTATGCCAGAGATTTTTTGCTAAGGCACATTCAAGAAATCTGTGTTCTAAAGATTCAACACCAGAGCAAAACTTGCAGCACATAGAATCTACTTTTTTTCCAGTAAAAAAGATACTTGTTACAAGGTAGAAATCTATGGAGTAACTTCCACTGAAACTCACGTAATTTTAAACTCTTTCGTaatgttgttgacatttttcCAAATGACAACAGTGTTTTTGTCGCTGTTCAAATAAGCCACTTGTAGCGATGTATACCATTTTGTTAATTTATCAATGTGAATAAAATTCTTCTTCGCAAAGAGTGAGTAAAAAACCTTTAAAGACAATTTAGAAAGATGACTGAAATTAAAATCTTTCCATACTCCATAATCTTCATCTTCTGTTTCTGTTAATGACTTATAGAAGACGTTatactttttagaccatacacACAACACGTTcttgtttttgacattttgactgGCGCTGTACCATGCTTACATAAAATTCTGGAATTTGTAATCTTACATTTCTTGGCAATACATTCCAGAACTGATTTTGCTTGAGGAGATCACTCGATCTATccaaatcaaaatatgaccatGGTATCGCAGTCCAAGTAACTTTCTGACAACTTGTTTATTAGCTGAGTGCAAGTGTCTGTGACATCGTTTTCCGTCATCTTCGTTGCTGGCCGGTTACTCAGCTTGGAACATCTTGTTTATAAGTTCTATCTTAGGGCTGGTTTGGGTCTGCTGTACAACGCTTTAACAAAGCAAGCAGTCTTCCCACCAACCGAAGTATCTAGTTGATTTCCGGATATCTATAAGATGAACTTTGTCCAAAACATACCTCTGTTGATTTAGAGTTGACGGTACGACATATTTTGTGGCTACATAATCCGTATGTAAAAGAAAAATAGCATAGTTTTTAGGCAAAAGTGTCGAAAAAACTTTCTTTATTTAACTTATTAATTCAAAAATCGACGTTTTATGTTGTCAGTATTAATTTCATGCGTAAATAATACAACAGATGCCTTCAAATAATTCTACCGGATTCAAACCAGTTAATGTACATTTAAATTTTCAAGAGTAGCTACAGTTTTGAAGATCATAAAGCGCTAAGCGTGTTTGTTAAAGTATAGGCAtgcatatatatttaaaattgatTTAAGTAGACTGAATTCCTTTATAAACACCACTGTGTTGTTTCTTTTTATGTAACCTGATTGTAATACTCATTCTCAGTCTTTTTATTGATCAACTTTACTTTGTCgacatgccggaaaatgccagagagtttgaccggttaagaagggcttgactacgcagtttctgcgtagtgaagcttcattacgtattcatggtgacccctggccagctgtcaataactttgggggcttttgtcttttggcctgctttgcatatgcgtcgttggacacgacctgccaatcacccaggtagtcaattaaactattaattgactgtttaccgacccaattaacactatccagcagtatcagtcatattttaatcgcgtggcccgggtgggcacaacgtaggaacgcgtgtatttctatgtgtacgtttcacttgtggtgttgtttgtaccattgtgcgtttgaagtccttgtttcacctacagcattacctacaaggtgacaggcttactattaatgttcagtatcattgcaccgaattctgcccacggtgaaaaccacctgttttgcctactaattactgcccgtcgctgcccgtcctgaatgtagcctatctatagctacagtaatcacataaatcatttatcagttttgatatatactcctaaattgtaagtttgatcaaaatcgagaccacattcaagggctatgcagattgtccatgtacgcacacacagtgacaagaaggcggcaaacacctactcaccaagcacatcgaatcagcgaaaagaagcataaaaaagctaggctcatcgccaaaacaaatgcgccaagcgctaacaaaaacccaaacATGCGggccttttcagggccaccaaatactccaaaaagggaactaccaaaaaatacgataaaatgacatagaaacacacaaacacttaaaagaaataacaaaaatcgtacacataacaaaccaaaaatcgtacacataacaaacaactgaaacacaacattaaatacaaaataaacaatcacagtaacgtaacagaaaacatggccgtggaaataaatcagctatttccaaagaaaagccgacaacaacatgaaattcaacaacaacctatcatcgctcaaactatgaaactccgaaaaatagtactaggcaaaagccttaaaattcattcggacaccaacaaaaccaaacaaaataaaaccacctcaggatttcaacaaataaagtcgtataatgtgactacgctacatcgtgagacacaaacaatcgcaacaacaccaattcaaagaaaagtcaaattggactccacgaacaacaaaaaaacaaaaacttgaaagctatctgaagcttctaaactcgcacttctagagataccctttcaaacaaggaaacaaaacatgtcgcgtgccaaaagaatcgcgataaaccagcttgcaaacattggacaaattttgggaaaataaaacccttcgacaagggtcggtttttcgttattgtcaacacaaacgattacgtactcgaatgcgaaaggcaattacgtaacactcagtattatacacaacaagccagaacaaacagtaaacaaagtaaacgaactattaattaaaatgtacgagaacaagtaCATCaacaggatacttgtaagtatcttgatccaataaacataaaatccgtaccccgcagtggtacttattgcctaaaaattcacaaacctccgcaaaaatctaaaagacacaccagtcaaaacaaaatttaccgaagtaaagaaatatagaacaaacaaaccgaaccaccaaacggactcacaacgtgactaAATttatatacttgcctcgctaatcggaaagcaagaccactaaaatgcattaaaataaattttcacaaacacaaactaaggaaagaatctacactgcgactgatgagaaaccacactcgggtttcgaaacgcaagcgtcaaagggcgactctatcaacttttgtaacaacataggtccggctgcgtctcgccataagctttccccacacaaacaaaacattaccgtacacactaatccgaacttctctacaaatatccaaagcgaagcaaacatttcattaacacaaacaatcggataagaatgtaggaacacattttcgaaacgaatcaaacacaaactcgacacaaaaacatttaggatagtcaggtggggagcctgtttcacatttttttacatctcgctatactgtctatgattctaaaaataaagtcatctgccactttttctgtatacgcggtttggcaaaactcatctcttcaatcgaaagtcgggcgatttcatggttctttggggcacttaagtgtacgtcgagcttaaggaatgtagttacattcgcgatgttttattcgaaaattatttattccttcaagggcaaatgcacataatttatgctgttggaaatactggccgctcataaacaagacaataaactcaatatatgtgcatctttacttatattgtcaaagtaccaccgacaccacaaaaaaccaaatggttcagtccaggtatttgcaactctgccatccgactggtcaacaggaaatcaaccataggtgtctttggCACGCGTATGCGctagtcacctaggcgacggtaatctgcaccacttatcaccatcggaaggtactcctccccatataccactggtgatcccaccctcaaggcactgcgtcattcgaccaagcattgttattgtaatttcctgcataaaattaacagcgaggtcaaccggtcaaactctcttggcattttctctcatggaaatatctatttttcttttattttctataACCATTTACTCTGTGGCTACAGGTCACAGGGATAGAGTTTTAGCAAATGATGAGTTTATAAGTTAACATGAGTGTTTCTAAACATAAAGACATCTGGCTTAAGTTTTAAAAGCAAGCAGATTCGAAGGAATAACCACACAGGGATCGAAGGCTAGTAAAGGGAGTCCCCATCTTTAGTTGAAAAACTGTTGAAATATAATGTTAGATGGTGTCATTTGGTGCTATCTTGAACAACTAAGTCTAGCGAGAGGGCGTCTTTGAAGCTTTGCATGAATCATGGTTTcgtaaaatttaatgtttttcatatttatatataccaGATCTGCACATTTTAAGCTCTCACAGTATCATCTAGCATTGCCAAGAAACAAAGACAAGCATATCACTGCAAAAATAAagggacattttgaaaccaggTGCATTGTTTATATAATAACTGCACTATTAGCCTAAGTGAGTGTGTCTGATGTACTGAAGTATGGGTGGTGTCAGGATAGTTCTACTGATTCAGAAACTTTTGAGAATTTGGAGAATTTGGCGTCACTATGACGCAGTATGGTGATATTTTgattgctcacgtgttgacacacgtgagcatatgtcgcagcgatgtctgtctgtctgtgtgtctgtctgtctgtgtactcaatatctcaaaaacggctcatcagatcagaatcaaatctggtacatagatttagtttgcaaatggcaagaactgattagttttggtgggtgtggcttgcttactttttgctcatttgcataattaatgattttagaaaaaactgatatatattgacaacgactgcacataatttgatgagatttgctacaaatgttgatcacaccaagatatatcagctttgaaagatattaaggggtgacgtgaaagataattactaatttgcatgtttaatgaaatttcctaattaggagtatactcgatcaaaattgacgaaacttggtatgcatattgaagatactatgatttaacattattgacagtcattaagcatttttacttcatccaaatcctaatttgcatatttaatgaccttttgaaattaaggatatatatttgaagttacaagaccaaaattgataaaacttgctctgtacattaaagatactatgatagaacattattaaatgtcattaagcatttttacatctgccaattcctaatttgcatattttacgaactttcctaattagggatattgaTCTGAATTAACGAGACCacagttgatgaaactggctatgtacattaaagatactatgatagaacattattgaaagtcattaagcatttgaactttagccaattccttatttgcatatttaataaacttttgaaattagggatatatatttgaatttacatgaccaatattgatgaaacttgctatgtacattaaagatactattatgtaggctaacgttattgaaaggcattaagcaattttgcttcagccaattcctaatttgtgtatttaatgaacattcctgattagggatatatacttggatttatttgatcaaagttggcataacatgctatgtacattgatgatttaTATTCAAgattataccaatattggaagtaatttcgcacttaagttttcatgtcagctaatttatagtttgcatatctaatgagctttcaaagtttggaaaatatagtttgaaggacttgaccaaaggcaattacacttgctatgtaaagtggtgatacaatgacagcagtcaaagaaattaattatttttatttcagctaattgtatatttgaatacttaatgacctatagagttaatctgtggttgttcattatgttgatgttaatactttcaatgaagttgcaaacatgtggcaaaggttcaaatttacaaataactgcaatatataatgaaacacgtgggcatttacagttcatatctggtgaatGCTAGTCCCAAGAATAGTTTAACGTAAACCTTATCTTTGTTTATCACTTTTTGAGTGCCCCTACTGGTCACCATTTGAGAGTGACTCCCACCCCATTCCTTCGAATCTcggtctgtaaataatgacgattCGCTTTCAAGGTTCAACATTCATTGATAAAAAAAAGCAGGAAGTTTCGTTTGCATCGAATGATAGTCATGCTTTATGTTATTCAATTAAGTGGcagactgaaaaaaatattgcaatgcgTGACATTTTGTGGGTCTACAATACTCATCATTCAGAATCAGCAGCATTCTTCACTTGAATTTTGAGCATAGTATTCGGTCGATTGACTTTTAAGCATACTTGAActtcaatgaaattttgatatatctTGTATTTGTAAATTACAGCACCGTTTCTTTTACAACTACTGCCTTCTATTAAAACTGCTTTTAAAACTCACCCCAcgttattcattgtattgttctTTTACTACTTCCCAATAAAACTGCTGTCTAGTAATTTTTTCCGATGTTTTTCATTGgggggagtggagatttagccgagcggttctctctgtggcctctcagctaggcgactgatgccgcatgttgtgggttcgaatccgattgaaaactagccgtaagCTTATGACTGAAAAAGTGTTTTGTCTCCCGTCATGGCACGCATCATGTGAAAACATGcgactgttttttttaaaacgaGGGTGTCAAACCCAGGATGCATTAACTACACCAATGTACACTGCATTATGAAAAGAGAACTAGCAGCAAAATAATATGTGAAGATGAATTAATGTCATTATCAGTTGATATATccaataaatttaaatgttcTGAAATGTTCCTCAGGTTGGTTTATTTCAGTGGCAGCTATTTTATTGTTATGACGGCtatgtttgaaaaaaagaaattcacatgaccgcatcatttttgaatCGACCGAAGGACAAGCAACATTTCGCTTTTATTTTGGGGTGCCTTTTTTCTCATATTGTTTTTTACAACTAAATTTTAGCCTGGACAAGAATTGATCTGTCAAAAATGATAGTATATTGTAAACAATAAGTTGTGTAGGCTACGCTACCACTTTGGTATTCCACATACTTCGGGCAGGAGAGGAGAAAAAGATTCATATTTTCTAGGTCAAAATGAATGAAACCATAGAACAGTACTGTATAATTGTCCATTGAAGTAGTGTTCTTTTGATTCTCAGAAACATTTCCATCTGGCGCTGTAAAGTTCAAGAAACGTATGCACCCACACACTCGCTATCACACAGCGCACACAAACTGAATGAAAAcagtgaatacatcgcttaagtGGATGAAAGacaacctcggggacaattgtGTCTACCAGCACAACGATGAAAGTGATGATTGATGTGTTTTGACAAAATAGTAATATAGCCACCGTTTGTTTTAAAAGCTTAATTGAGTTAGAGCGGTAGAAATGGCAGTCTTACTTGGAGTACTGTCTGGGGCAAAAAAGGGTCAGCCTGGGGCATGACCTTTACCGCATGtggcgctgtatgaacgtttgcGGACAGATAAAATTACTTCTTAAACTGTATAatgatctatctatccatctatccatctatctatctatctatctatctatctatctatctatctatctatctatctatctatctatctatctctgtgAGAGTAttctgtctgtttgtgtctATGCGTTATCTGAATACCTTTCATTCATTTCCATCAGTTTTCGTTATTTTGACATATGTTTCTTCGTCTTGGCTTTCTCTGAAAGTTGATACGTATGAAGGTTTGAGTCCTTTCTGACTCCCTACAATATAGAGCCTAAGTGCAACTTTCCCCTATCGGAAATAGATGTCTACAGAATTTTCCATCCATACATTTCTACGACTTCAATGCGACCATTGTATGTCATGCTTCCTTTATCATTCGACCTACGACCTTCGACCCTTGCTGCACCTACCGAGCTGCTCCTTATTTCCTC contains the following coding sequences:
- the LOC139129361 gene encoding serine protease FAM111A-like, which translates into the protein MKLLAKHFSSTNETLSVATINMYQKFTGIIYIDRDGEKSGIGTGFCLKFPYVLTNNHVINDIDRKAGVDPVKICFNYTNGTIDSQKHSQKYSFKRKNSGFLIHFSSPIDELDYVILEVELEDRMDTDDGQSADKFPALAERINCFPKDKSALNIIGHPGGRVLQIDPRCSLMLKKLKHIPVYFKLESIDEKQARRALSEDHIPYDTSMFEGSSGSPVFNPQGHLVAVHTRGLFRKGALRSAFEQGVALTSIMNNVKLQAKDEVQKEIMSRIFPERLFEVVANDRQPAPASMASPE